The genomic region ACTCTAACCCCATCCGGCTGATGTCGAGACTCTCGCCTAAGTCATTCTGAATTTAGCCGACAGTACCCCCAGGCCACGAGGACTCAATTGGCAGTGTCATGTTTATTCTGAAACGGCAGGACGTTGAAATCTCTGGAATCGTACACCCGAAAACGGGTCAACAGATTCCAATCCTTAATTATCAGGGTCAGACCTTTCGCCTGATTAACGTGTTTAGCGCACAGCAGGCGGAAGAAGCTAGAGCTTTCTGGAGAGATCTGACAGATAACCGTGGCAAAGCTTGCGTGCTACTCGAAGAACCCGATCGATATAGTGTTTGGGGCAAAATTCGTTTAGATCAAGCCGACGATCCTCAAAATAGCGGTGTTGCCGCTTCCCCTTTATATACCCAAGCCTGTCTGCTGCTATTGCAGGCGGTTTATTTCGATATTGAAGATTTACTCGGAACACGACAGGCGGGGTCATTTGAGAAAGAGATCGGTCAGGTCTTTCAAAAATGGCGCTTTCCTCAAGCCGACTCTACGGCAAGCGTCAATAATTTACTCAATATGGATCCTCTGGGGGGGGCGCAGGTGCCTTCTTGGCAAGAACACCATCTCAATACGCTGTTACAAGAACTCCACCGTCTCGGTAAAGAGTATTTTGGGAACGAAAGCTTTACCGAACGCGCGATCGATGTCCTGCAAGACATGCCGGATAACGAGCGCAAGCAATTCACCGAATGGCTCAATCAGTCGCCATTAGGCCAGCTTTGGTCAACGTCGTGAGCGACAATCGCAACGGGTTCCCCCATCGGCGATTCAGACCGGGGAGAACCTGCAGCCCTCGGAGCCGTTGTATTTTTAAGCGTATCCTTGACGGATTATTCAATGCCCAGTTACCTGTTTGGCTACTGCTATGCGCACGACATCAGATAAGCTCTCAACTTCTCAATTTTTGCTTTCCGCTCAAAACCTCGTTGTAGGTTCGATTTCATGGGCGGTTTTTGCCCTTTTGTTTTTTCTATTGTTTAGCGTTCCTCAAGAAGCCAAGGCGGGCTTACCCTTGTGGTACTCGATTGGCACCTTGATTTTTGAACTAGCGGCCTTTTTGATCGCAGGTCTACTCTGTTTTAGAAATTGGCGTTCCAATCAAATTGTAAGCGGACGCAACGTTTGGCTGGCGATCGGGATTGGCATGATCGCCTATTTCCTCGGCAGTGTCATGTTTGGGTTGTGGGAACTGTACTGGCAACTCGAACCGGACGTATCCTTGGGTGATTTATTTTACGCCGTCACCTATATCGCCTTGACCGTCGGCATGGTTCTGGCGGTATCGTCTCGCAAGCTGAATTTAGAACCGTGGCAGTGGGGCGTCCTGTTGGGGATCGCCGTTTTCGGGGTTGCTTTTGCCGTCTGGTTGTCTTCTCCGGCAGACTTGTTCTCTTTCCCCGGGACCGAATCGGCTCCGGCGACGGCGGAAGTCGCCGAAACCGCCGCAGAAACTGCCGTAGACACCAATGCCCCTCAATTGATTGTGGCGATCGACGACTTTCTCAAGCCCTTTAGCAATTACGTCAGCCTGTTTTACGTGGTGATGGACGTGATTTTGCTGATTTTGGCAACGGCATTGCTGCTGGCGTTCTGGGGCGGTCGTTTTTCTCAGTCTTGGCGGATGATTGCTGCAGCTACGTTTTCGCTCTACATCGCGGATATGTGGTTCAAATATGCAGAAACCCGAGTCATGGACTACCAAAGCGGTAGTTTGCTGGAAGTCTTTTGGGTGTTTAGCGGCGTCTTATTCGGAATTGGAGCGGTGTTGGAATACGACATTTCGACCCGATCGCGATCGCGCGGACGCCGACGTGGTGGGGGAGGGGGCGACTAATTCTCCCCTGGGAGGAGTACGAACTTTTTGTCAACTCCACCAATTCCAGCACGCTGACGTAGTATGGGTACAGGGCCTGTTTCGATCTGAGGTTCTGTACCCTTTGCGATCGCGGCTGAGAATTAAATGGTATCTTTATCGAGCGGTGTCCGATTGCTAATTCAGGGAAACGTCAGCGCTTTTCCCGGTCGGATCTCGCCCAATCGCTCTCGATCTCTAACCACAGCATCCTTCGTGCGGCATGACTTCTCGAAAACTTTCTGATTCTGACAAACAGGATATCCTCGAACTCTACCGACAACCGGGGGAGACCACGTTGACGTTGGCCAGTCGTTACGGGGTCAGCAGTTCGACGATCAGCCGCATTCTCAAAAGCAGTTTGTCACAGAAAGAATACGAAGCGCTCATCCAGCAAAAACGTTCCGGGCGTTCTTCTCAAAATAATGCGGCTAGTTCGAGTGAAGGAACGAGCCGGGAAATGCCCACTTCTACCCCGACACGCCGGGGATCGAGTCCGTCTCTACGCAAGGACGCCCCCATCGATCGCCGCATCCGCAAGCGCACGACGGTCGGCGCCGAGGAGTCCGACGACGATCGCGATTTGGGAACTCAATTGGAACTCGATAGTCTGTGGAGCGATCGCGATGACGACGAATCCCCCGATCGCTATTCCGACAGCGAAACCAGTACCCTCAAAGAAATGCTCGGGGAAGACGTTCTCGACGACGACGATCTCGACGACGACGACGACGATCTCGACGACGACGACGAGGATTTAGAGGAGGATTACGCGGAAGAACTCCGCTTGCGTCAACGACACGATCGCCCGCGCAGCGCCTTTGTCGAAGTGATCCCCCTCGCGGAAGCCCAATTGCCGAAAATTTGCTATCTCGTGATCGATCGCGGCGCCGAGTTGATTACCCGACCGTTGAAAGATTTTTCCGAATTGGGCAATATCCCCGCCCAGGAGGTGCAAGAAAAAACCCTCCCGGTGTTCGACAATCACCGCGTCGCCCGTCGTTTTTCCGCCCGCAACCAACGGGTGATCAAGGTTCCCGATGGTAAGATGCTGCAAAAAACGAGCAGTTATTTGCAAGAAAAGGGAATCACCCGCTTGTTATTTGACGGACAGGTTTATTCTCTCTAGGTCGTTTCACCGTCAAGCATAGTATCATCAACGCAGCTACAAAGACCTGAATGGGTGGGTAAAACTCCCCGTGGTAGGACGTACAGTTAAAAGACGGTTGGCCGAAATTCTAGTTTCAGAGCTTCTCAAGGAATTGGGATCTAAGCCCGAACAGTAGGAGCATCAACCCCCTGAGTAGTCGAACTTAGGGGGTTATTTTCTGGGAAACCTCAATCACTACAGAGAAAGTTTAGAAAACCGTTTTAACCGACGTGAGCGAGAATTCCCCCATCTCAACGAAGTAGATGGGGGATGAAAGCGAACTTAGAATGAAGTTCGATCTTTTTGTGATTTAATAAATCGATCGCTAAAAGTTTTACTGGTAATGTTGAGAGCAACAAGAGTCAGAATCTATCCTACCGCAAAACAACGACAGCACTTAGCCCAAAGTTTTGGGTGTTGTCGTTTTGCTTGGAATTATGCTCTTAACCTAACCAATGAAACCTATAAAGCAACCGGAAAAGGTCTTTCTAGGTTCGCTATTCAGAAAGAGATAACGAATCTCAAGAAAGAATATGAGTGGATGAAAGAGCCTTATTCTCAGTGCTTACAGGTGGTAGCTCTCAACTTATCTCCGGGGGGAATTAGTCAGGTCGGTTGGGGTCAATTTTGCACCCTGTTGAAATACAAGTGTGAGTGGGAAGGCAAAGTATATTACGAAGTCGATCGTTTTTTCC from Oxynema aestuarii AP17 harbors:
- a CDS encoding Npun_F0813 family protein — translated: MFILKRQDVEISGIVHPKTGQQIPILNYQGQTFRLINVFSAQQAEEARAFWRDLTDNRGKACVLLEEPDRYSVWGKIRLDQADDPQNSGVAASPLYTQACLLLLQAVYFDIEDLLGTRQAGSFEKEIGQVFQKWRFPQADSTASVNNLLNMDPLGGAQVPSWQEHHLNTLLQELHRLGKEYFGNESFTERAIDVLQDMPDNERKQFTEWLNQSPLGQLWSTS
- a CDS encoding transposase, translating into MTSRKLSDSDKQDILELYRQPGETTLTLASRYGVSSSTISRILKSSLSQKEYEALIQQKRSGRSSQNNAASSSEGTSREMPTSTPTRRGSSPSLRKDAPIDRRIRKRTTVGAEESDDDRDLGTQLELDSLWSDRDDDESPDRYSDSETSTLKEMLGEDVLDDDDLDDDDDDLDDDDEDLEEDYAEELRLRQRHDRPRSAFVEVIPLAEAQLPKICYLVIDRGAELITRPLKDFSELGNIPAQEVQEKTLPVFDNHRVARRFSARNQRVIKVPDGKMLQKTSSYLQEKGITRLLFDGQVYSL
- a CDS encoding zinc ribbon domain-containing protein codes for the protein MLRATRVRIYPTAKQRQHLAQSFGCCRFAWNYALNLTNETYKATGKGLSRFAIQKEITNLKKEYEWMKEPYSQCLQVVALNLSPGGISQVGWGQFCTLLKYKCEWEGKVYYEVDRFFPSSKTCNVCLNQVRSLTLDLRSWQCEKCGTQHDRDINAAKKIGDEGVRIISSGTGEIADRPSVSRDSRGRKTATVSQFDG